In Zingiber officinale cultivar Zhangliang chromosome 1A, Zo_v1.1, whole genome shotgun sequence, a genomic segment contains:
- the LOC122038460 gene encoding F-box protein At4g35930-like — protein MSLEPMTFKQKQKVKKNKYLKPGALAQMRHRRMSNKLCTVIGKKRIILETEMAKISLLNQADVTQGDTSMISPNRVPPQPIVDEVKRQKLPATPKTPLSVEFDSQSRLESLPMDILIKILCHLHHDQLRAVFHVSQRIRAAVIAARHYHFNYTTPDRSRQEMLNTKTPVPTEHWPFANKAEGKRIWGSIPHTPKAPKHGGPRSRLHLLDIKQIAAVLFPDSALPQPNMLPPGLPKPVLKPVSSTRVLFYEDELCQAVAQNKLR, from the exons ATGAGTTTGGAACCTATGACTTTCAAGCAAAAGCAGAAAGTGAAGAAAAACAAGTACCTAAAACCCGGCGCACTTGCACAAATGCGTCACAGAAGGATGTCAAACAAATTGTGCACTGTTATAGGAAAGAAAAGGATAATATTGGAGACTGAGATGGCAAAAATTAGTCTGCTGAATCAGGCTGATGTTACACAAGGTGATACATCAATGATCTCTCCTAACAGAGTTCCACCTCAGCCAATTGTAGATGAGGTTAAACGGCAGAAACTTCCAGCAACACCTAAAACACCACTAAGTGTTGAATTTGACAGCCAATCAAGACTTGAATCTCTTCCCATGGATATCCTG ATCAAAATTCTCTGCCACTTGCATCATGATCAGCTAAGAGCTGTTTTCCATGTTTCCCAGCGAATTCGAGCAGCT GTTATCGCGGCCAGACATTATCATTTCAATTACACAACTCCAGACAGATCACGGCAGGAAATGCTTAACACCAAGACTCCAGTGCCAACTGAACATTGGCCTTTTGCAAA CAAGGCAGAAGGAAAACGTATTTGGGGATCTATCCCACATACACCAAAGGCTCCAAAGCATGGTGGTCCTCGCTCTCGCCTTCACTTGCTTGACATAAAGCAGATTGCAGCTGTTCTATTCCCAGATTCTGCATTACCTCAACCAAACATGTTGCCACCAGGCTTGCCAAAGCCCGTTCTCAAGCCTGTATCTTCTACAAGGGTTCTGTTTTATGAAGATGAGCTCTGTCAGGCGGTAGCCCAGAATAAGCTTCGCTGA
- the LOC122038462 gene encoding la-related protein 1B-like: MDEVPSSPSSLPQAAAISLPEPSNRSPQKTPPEDVSPESSDAARGKKHAWKRPSNGSTEAGADVIGGAASWPALSESAKASPKSSSSDALKSLSIAPPSSPTSPAISTSSPKPNSNPSLSRNHSMPSRQKSFKRGNGSGNSSGGAAAGGGIVPSSLPPSSSSPTANSEKLASQQVSPQDQIVKKPTNWHRSYTTGRSGSQTYDGGDHRSYGGHRRWNNGGGASSYHNYGNHRDGERGGQDGYRRNPGGREVRMQPRNAQPYLRPATTVAPPFLSPPQDGPYGTPIVFPDGPSPVFYIATQPPHGALPFVTHPALPPHMFIPAIDPQRANLLKQIDYYFSAENLCRDVFLRQNMDQQGWVPISLIAGFNRVKKLTNSVEFILDTLQLSTVVEMQGDKIRKRHDWMNWILPPSESQFGNADSQSSALPNIDNLAARYQNSMRISNRSEILFSRSASGNLNNQILVTANHNWDENGQVLPLTDSDQIASGRSLLRNDTF, encoded by the exons ATGGACGAGGTGCCGTCGTCTCCCTCGTCACTGCCGCAGGCCGCCGCGATCTCCTTACCGGAGCCCTCCAATCGATCCCCTCAGAAGACTCCGCCGGAGGACGTGTCTCCTGAGTCTTCGGATGCCGCCCGAGGTAAGAAGCACGCCTGGAAGCGGCCCTCCAATGGGTCGACGGAGGCGGGTGCCGACGTCATCGGAGGGGCTGCATCCTGGCCTGCTCTCTCTGAGTCCGCCAAGGCTTCCCCCAAGTCGTCCTCGTCAGATGCCCTAAAATCCCTTTCTATTGCTCCACCCTCTTCGCCCACG AGCCCTGCGATTTCCACTTCTTCGCCAAAACCGAACTCGAATCCGTCTCTATCCCGGAACCATTCGATGCCTTCTCGTCAGAAGTCATTTAAACGTGGCAACGGCAGCGGCAATAGTAGCGGTGGTGCAGCTGCTGGTGGTGGAATCGTACCGTCTTCACTACCACCTTCTTCTTCGTCACCTACGGCGAATTCTGAGAAGCTTGCATCACAGCAAGTCTCACCTCAAGACCAAATTGTCAAAAAGCCCACGAATTGGCACCGTAGTTATACTACGGGCAGGTCGGGATCACAGACCTATGATGGTGGCGACCATAGAAGCTATGGAGGCCACCGGAGGTGGAACAATGGTGGCGGTGCTAGTTCGTACCATAACTATGGCAACCACCGTGATGGGGAGCGCGGTGGCCAGGATGGGTATCGTAGGAATCCAGGTGGAAGAGAAGTCCGCATGCAACCACGGAATGCTCAACCATACCTAAGGCCAGCTACAACTGTTGCACCTCCATTCCTCAGCCCTCCTCAGGATGGTCCTTACGGCACTCCAATTGTCTTCCCTG ATGGACCTTCTCCTGTCTTTTACATTGCCACCCAGCCACCTCATGGAGCTCTGCCATTCGTTACTCATCCAGCACTACCTCCTCATATGTTTATTCCAGCTATTGATCCACAACGTGCTAATTTGTTGAAGCAGATAGATTATTATTTCAG TGCAGAAAACTTGTGTAGAGATGTTTTTTTGAGGCAGAACATGGATCAACAAGGATGGGTCCCAATATCCTTAATCGCTGgttttaataga GTCAAGAAATTAACTAACAGCGTAGAATTCATTTTGGATACACTGCAATTGTCGACTGTAGTAGAAATGCAG GGTGACAAAATAAGGAAGCGTCATGATTGGATGAATTGGATTTTGCCACCAAGTGAGTCCCAGTTTGGTAATGCTGATAGTCAATCTTCAGCATTGCCAAACATTGATAATCTTGCAGCCcgttaccagaacagcatgaggATCTCAAATCGTagtgagattttatttagcaGATCTGCATCGGGGAATTTGAATAATCAGATACTAGTGACAGCAAATCATAACTGGGATGAGAATGGACAAGTCCTTCCTCTCACAGATTCAGATCAGATCGCATCTGGACGAAGCCTACTGAGGAACGACACATTTTGA